A stretch of the Deltaproteobacteria bacterium genome encodes the following:
- a CDS encoding 4Fe-4S dicluster domain-containing protein translates to MSTWNTISVIGAKLLTPLGLLLLAGVAFVSIRRRRKLYADGAEAYKSSVENDLIEPTTLHPEIDATRCTGCTACVKACPEGEILKVINHKAVLVQPNMCVGHGECEIACPFGAIDLVFGTKRRGMDLPRITSNYETNVKGVYIAGELGGMGLIRNAVRQGRTAAMHALAKLPGNARADFDLVIVGAGTAGLAASLAATQARANYLCIEQNSVGGTIYNFPRQKIVMTQPADLPLVGTMEFPNNKVSKEELLQYWTHLRRRYSLRIKEGCKFEGFSKYGEIFQVKTSLGSLTAKKVILATGVRGTPRRLNVPGENLPKVTYNLLEPEQYQKQDIAVIGGGNAALEAAVQLAQPRLRNRVSLIVRSRQFNRANQENIDNVNALALHGQIWVIFESQVKSIHQSHIIVNHGGSPIKMNNSFVFIFAGSEVPKEFLASLGVKMDKKFGERLRKT, encoded by the coding sequence ATGAGCACATGGAATACAATTTCAGTTATCGGCGCTAAGTTGCTTACGCCGCTTGGTCTGCTGTTGCTCGCTGGTGTCGCATTCGTCAGTATCAGACGACGGCGCAAACTGTACGCAGACGGAGCCGAAGCCTACAAATCAAGCGTGGAAAATGATCTCATTGAACCAACCACATTACATCCGGAAATCGATGCGACCCGGTGCACGGGATGTACAGCGTGTGTGAAGGCCTGCCCTGAAGGCGAAATACTTAAGGTCATTAATCACAAAGCAGTCTTGGTGCAGCCCAACATGTGTGTGGGGCACGGTGAGTGCGAAATCGCCTGTCCCTTTGGGGCCATCGATTTAGTTTTTGGCACCAAGCGTCGCGGTATGGATCTGCCGCGCATTACGAGCAACTACGAGACCAATGTTAAGGGCGTCTATATCGCCGGCGAGCTGGGGGGTATGGGTCTAATTAGAAATGCCGTTAGACAAGGACGCACCGCCGCCATGCATGCACTGGCAAAACTGCCGGGAAACGCGCGAGCTGATTTTGATCTCGTGATCGTGGGCGCTGGCACCGCTGGATTAGCGGCATCACTGGCTGCGACTCAGGCTCGGGCCAATTACCTATGTATTGAACAAAATAGTGTAGGTGGAACGATATATAACTTTCCTCGTCAAAAAATCGTGATGACGCAACCCGCAGACCTACCCTTGGTGGGCACTATGGAATTTCCCAACAATAAAGTCTCCAAAGAGGAGCTATTGCAATACTGGACGCACCTCCGGAGACGGTACTCACTAAGGATCAAAGAGGGGTGTAAATTCGAGGGTTTTTCGAAATATGGAGAGATCTTCCAGGTCAAGACATCTCTAGGGTCATTGACGGCAAAAAAGGTCATTCTTGCCACAGGTGTCCGAGGTACACCGAGGAGACTGAACGTTCCGGGCGAGAATTTACCGAAGGTCACCTACAACCTTTTGGAACCAGAGCAGTACCAGAAACAAGATATTGCGGTCATCGGTGGTGGTAATGCCGCATTGGAGGCAGCGGTTCAACTAGCACAGCCAAGGCTACGCAATCGTGTGTCGCTGATTGTCAGATCGCGTCAGTTCAACAGGGCAAATCAGGAAAACATTGACAACGTAAACGCGCTAGCACTCCATGGTCAGATCTGGGTGATTTTCGAGAGTCAAGTAAAGTCCATTCATCAAAGTCACATCATAGTCAATCATGGCGGCAGTCCGATAAAAATGAATAATTCTTTCGTATTTATCTTCGCCGGAAGTGAAGTTCCTAAGGAATTTCTCGCATCTCTTGGCGTGAAGATGGATAAAAAATTCGGTGAGAGGTTGAGAAAGACATGA
- a CDS encoding WecB/TagA/CpsF family glycosyltransferase: MRTWWPAFASSSAIDAVRCWPPETTGKICKADMMRILATWWILRRNEYGVHIVSCKTKLYFGGNFMQRVNLASLSFDPLNLDQAVQRIIELAVIGAGDCRLVVTPNVDHVLRCRRSSSLAAIYRGAVLSLADGMPIVWLSRLQGKPLPERVTGADLLPALAVAAARANLSIFLFGGPPGAAEAAADQLRSRAAALKVGYYAPPYGFESDLDENGRAIAEINALKPDILFVGLGSPKQEVWIAKYAKDLHVDVALGVGAAIEFAAGRLKRAPKWMQNWGLEWIYRILKDPRRLFWRYASNVAFLVVIIDELRQFARQKFRSKSPNKT; this comes from the coding sequence ATGCGCACATGGTGGCCGGCTTTTGCAAGCTCGAGTGCAATCGATGCTGTCCGCTGCTGGCCACCAGAAACAACGGGAAAAATTTGCAAAGCTGATATGATGAGGATATTGGCCACGTGGTGGATCCTGAGGCGGAACGAGTATGGTGTCCATATTGTATCATGCAAAACAAAACTTTATTTTGGGGGCAATTTTATGCAGCGGGTCAACCTAGCCTCGCTCTCCTTTGATCCCCTGAACCTGGATCAGGCTGTACAGAGAATTATTGAACTTGCAGTCATTGGTGCGGGCGATTGTCGTCTTGTCGTGACGCCAAATGTCGATCACGTCTTGAGGTGTCGCAGGTCGAGTAGTCTGGCGGCAATATATCGTGGTGCCGTGCTCTCACTGGCCGACGGTATGCCTATAGTTTGGTTGTCACGCCTACAAGGTAAACCGCTTCCCGAACGCGTCACGGGTGCCGATCTGTTGCCCGCACTTGCAGTCGCTGCAGCTCGCGCCAATCTTTCCATTTTCCTTTTTGGGGGGCCACCTGGGGCTGCGGAGGCAGCAGCCGATCAGTTGCGTTCACGGGCCGCCGCTTTAAAGGTCGGCTACTATGCCCCACCATACGGATTTGAAAGTGATCTAGATGAAAACGGACGCGCAATCGCCGAAATTAATGCGCTGAAGCCGGATATTTTGTTCGTCGGTTTAGGTAGTCCTAAGCAAGAAGTTTGGATCGCAAAATATGCTAAGGACCTTCACGTCGATGTTGCTCTTGGGGTCGGTGCAGCTATTGAGTTCGCTGCTGGAAGACTAAAAAGAGCGCCAAAATGGATGCAGAATTGGGGGCTTGAATGGATATACCGGATTCTGAAAGATCCGCGGCGTCTATTCTGGCGTTATGCATCTAATGTCGCGTTTTTAGTCGTGATCATCGATGAGCTTAGGCAATTCGCAAGACAAAAATTTAGATCAAAATCACCGAATAAGACCTAG
- a CDS encoding holo-ACP synthase, which produces MLLTIIKRLISRLGVMPAIGNDLVFVPDVASSHHQFGERYLKFIFTDNEILDCMHKDGSYSYTSLAARIAAKESVMKLLKPARDQLLPWQSIEVRRDPTGAADLILHREAKAMAEKQSIISLSLSLAHEHQYASALVLATQI; this is translated from the coding sequence ATGCTACTAACAATCATAAAAAGACTAATTTCTCGCCTGGGTGTAATGCCTGCCATCGGCAACGATCTGGTTTTCGTGCCGGATGTTGCCTCGTCTCACCATCAGTTTGGTGAACGGTATTTAAAATTTATTTTTACTGACAACGAGATTCTCGACTGCATGCACAAGGATGGTAGTTATTCCTACACCAGCCTAGCCGCCCGCATTGCAGCCAAAGAATCTGTGATGAAGTTACTTAAACCGGCGCGGGATCAACTTCTACCTTGGCAATCGATAGAGGTCCGGCGCGACCCCACTGGTGCGGCCGATCTAATTTTGCATCGAGAAGCCAAGGCCATGGCAGAGAAACAAAGTATTATCTCGCTTTCGCTCTCGCTTGCTCATGAACACCAATATGCCTCCGCGTTAGTATTAGCGACTCAAATCTGA